From Macrobrachium rosenbergii isolate ZJJX-2024 chromosome 22, ASM4041242v1, whole genome shotgun sequence, the proteins below share one genomic window:
- the LOC136850520 gene encoding glutamate receptor ionotropic, delta-2-like — MMMTTTSTQGHRNKSFVYFTVSILVLGSFLKVAGDADIISKAQEVTTAILKESRCSKETHVFVSDRVVPATSVLKVVSNLGYTANVAYFEALLKKSNSSNSTTLSQPSIFHSIDKIRKTSWCLTLIVISDVEEFLVFFTDTAASNGLLKWPVRLLVLTRLTRLRSRHLRQKLSTSNGMMVTLQDEVAPFRCEIFIYLPNDHRRLQIATWSTRFGLRYLTDYTLFPDKFSRLTNNAHLVVAAQGLSPYLFAKKTQTANGTSTTFYGPSLMLLELLARRVNFTYSIVQPPDGSFGSLLPNGSWNGMVGMVVRKEVDLALGPFAITYDRSIAVDFSFPLLVDNVKILGRRGRTEVDEWSFVMPLGPLVWLMTFISLLALVVVTKLLRMIGSKIIPFGGGAGYSSYIRIIFQQDVEDRESLAWERLMVCSWALSVFVVIASYESNLMSLLAVRYISEPYQTWRDMVDDESLVIIQFANTAQTQMLSAAESGIFHDVAEAGKRGRYSLIPVPGFVPVVDKLVSRGDHVFLAPFLMMKLFLTENYMYKGNCKFYASSEGFMDSHLSLVFQKDSPLRHAMDRRIKGAIEGGLYSYWINDAIPNVGSCKRPPTKITVQEPLSMTNLWGMFVVLAAGCVASFVAFVSEATAAKILACREEKKLNLYHE, encoded by the exons ATGATGATGACAACGACGAGCACCCAAGGCCACCGgaataaatcttttgtttatttcacgGTATCGATTTTGGTTCTCGGCAGTTTCCTTAAAGTGGCAG gagaTGCGGACATCATCTCCAAGGCTCAAGAAGTAACCACGGCTATTCTGAAGGAATCGCGGTGCTCGAAAGAAACTCACGTCTTTGTATCAGACAGGGTCGTTCCTGCTACATCCGTGCTCAAG GTCGTCAGCAACTTAGGCTATACGGCAAACGTCGCCTATTTCGAGGCTCTCTTGAAAAAGAGTAACAGTAGTAACTCGACGACACTGTCACAGCCCAGTATATTTCACAGTATTGATAAG ATTCGCAAGACATCTTGGTGCCTGACGCTGATTGTCATAAGTGACGTCGAAGAGTTCCTGGTTTTTTTCACCGACACCGCAGCTTCGAACGGCCTCTTGAAATGGCCGGTAAGGCTTCTCGTCCTCACTCGTCTAACGCGGCTCCGATCTCGGCACCTACGCCAGAAACTTTCAACCAGCAATGGGATGATGGTCACCCTTCAGGATGAAGTTGCTCCTTTCAG GTGTGAAATCTTCATTTACCTTCCCAATGATCACAGGCGCCTTCAGATTGCTACCTGGTCTACGAGGTTTGGGCTGAGATACCTTACAGACTACACTCTCTTCCCCGATAAATTCAGCAG GTTAACTAACAACGCGCATCTCGTTGTGGCTGCCCAGGGCCTGTCTCCTTATCTGTTTGCCAAGAAGACGCAGACTGCCAATGGAACATCGACGACTTTTTATGGGCCTTCTCTGATGTTACTGGAGCTGCTGGCGCGTCGTGTTAACTTCAC ATATAGCATAGTTCAACCTCCTGACGGCTCCTTTGGATCTCTGCTCCCCAATGGCTCCTGGAACGGTATGGTGGGCATGGTCGTCCGGAAG GAAGTTGACTTGGCGCTTGGTCCGTTCGCTATCACTTACGATCGGTCTATTGCGGTcgacttttcctttcctctcctggTGGACAACGTCAAAATTCTGGGCAGAAGAGGCCGTACAGAGGTGGACGAGTGGAGCTTCGTCATGCCGCTGGGCCCTCTGGTGTGGCTGATGACTTTTATATCCTTGCTCGCCTTAGTCGTCGTTACTAAACTGCTCCGGATGATAGGGAGTAAAATAATTCCCTTCGGTGGTGGCGCCGGATATTCTTCTTACATCCGCATCATCTTCCAGCAAG ATGTGGAGGACAGAGAAAGCCTGGCTTGGGAGCGCCTCATGGTATGCAGCTGGGCGCTGTCGGTTTTCGTCGTCATCGCCTCATACGAGTCGAACCTCATGTCGCTGTTGGCTGTGAGATACATCTCCGAACCCTACCAGACATGGCGGGACATGGTGGACGACGAATCCCTCGTCATCATTCAGTTCGCAAACACCGCTCAAACGCAGATGCTTTCG GCGGCAGAGTCGGGCATATTCCATGACGTGGCAGAGGCTGGGAAGAGGGGCCGTTACAGCCTAATACCGGTTCCAGGCTTCGTGCCTGTAGTCGACAAATTAGTCTCGAGGGGTGACCATGTCTTCCTGGCACCTTTCCTCATGATGAAACTGTTCCTGACGGAGAACTACATGTACAAAG GGAACTGCAAGTTCTATGCCTCAAGCGAAGGCTTCATGGATTCCCACCTAAGTTTGGTCTTCCAAAAGGACAGTCCTCTTCGCCATGCCATGGACAGAAG AATAAAAGGAGCAATTGAGGGAGGCCTCTACAGCTACTGGATCAACGACGCAATACCCAACGTGGGATCTTGCAAGCGTCCCCCAACGAAAATTACTGTGCAGGAACCTCTGTCTATGACGAATTTGTGG GGAATGTTCGTAGTCCTTGCGGCCGGCTGCGTGGCAAGTTTTGTGGCCTTCGTGTCGGAGGCGACGGCAGCTAAGATCTTGGCTTGTCGCGAAGAGAAGAAACTGAATCTGTATCACGAATGA